Proteins found in one Leishmania major strain Friedlin complete genome, chromosome 35 genomic segment:
- a CDS encoding putative DNA polymerase epsilon subunit b (previous protein_id=AAZ14401.1), whose product MREPKDEIRKFAQAYKYNLKPLAVSRFASFLKRYGTGEEHRRDLLRDLFSLIGEQCCDNRLVDELKADAVISLQEAKIKGCLGTDGSSSVQVVSLGAVPKVFVDEVSNELRVSSSSAALNRLQCLNQRYTLARRRCLRCGLYQKSVDQRSPHDGSLALLPTSALEGLDPGLQVAVLGLLVVRDDEVFLEDLRGQIKLKFSEQSRVTQHCFVGNGFLTVVSGLWVNGILQVTRVDLPPAERREVTLRDAGSGMDLFGLAPRNPMEALREEKKRVQSVIIVMAHVHLDKAGTMSKLARFFERMQGLSESELRDVTFVFTGDFSSVPLHFGDASHLPDIFDNSDRLQILLDGLGRCIAANAPTAAQHSHFVLIPGPSDMTLLQGFQPQTPIATQFAKGVESRTKKLTVAPNPCRLRFYTHEVIIARRDFLRDLQRGELLYPWDRYRTKERTDAALDRGAPSGAGAAATTSFERVTKTLLDEAHLSPSIDEAVLWGADDALRIPVLPHTMLLCDSTEQWECHYKGVHVVNPGSFAVNGTFLWYTPADGQCSLNKLE is encoded by the coding sequence ATGAGGGAGCCCAAGGACGAGATAAGGAAGTTTGCACAGGCGTACAAGTACAACTTGAAGCCATTGGCGGTCAGCCGCTTTGCCAGCTTCCTGAAAAGGTATGGCACTGGTGaggagcaccgccgcgatCTCCTGCGCGACTTGTTCAGCTTGATTGGAGAGCAATGCTGTGACAATCGACTCGTTGATGAATTGAAGGCAGATGCGGTCATCAGCTTGCAAGAAGCAAAGATAAAAGGATGCCTAGGCACCGACGGGTCATCTTCCGTGCAAGTCGTCTCTCTTGGCGCTGTTCCCAAAGTCTTTGTTGACGAGGTAAGTAACGAACTGAGGGTGAGCAGTTCCTCGGCTGCGTTGAACCGTCTGCAGTGCCTCAATCAGCGCTATACACTCGCTCGTCGGCGTTGCTTGCGATGCGGCCTCTACCAGAAATCAGTGGATCAGCGTTCGCCACATGACGGCTCCCTGGCTCTTTTGCCCACCTCCGCGCTTGAGGGGCTCGATCCAGGCCTTCAAGTCGCTGTGCTTGGACTTTTGGTCGTGCGGGATGACGAAGTATTCCTGGAGGATTTAAGAGGACAGATTAAGCTAAAATTCAGCGAACAGTCACGGGTCACGCAGCACTGCTTTGTGGGAAATGGGTTCCTGACTGTGGTAAGCGGGCTCTGGGTGAACGGCATTCTTCAGGTCACTCGAGTGGACCTCCCGCCAGCAGAGCGGCGGGAGGTGACGCTGCGGGATGCCGGCTCTGGCATGGACCTATTCGGGTTGGCTCCGCGCAACCCCATGGAGGCTTTGCgagaggagaagaagcgggTGCAGAGCGTGATTATCGTCATGGCGCATGTGCACCTCGACAAGGCGGGCACCATGAGCAAGCTGGCTCGCTTTTTTGAGCGCATGCAGGGCTTAAGTGAGTCAGAGCTGCGCGACGTCACTTTTGTCTTCACGGGAGACTTTTCTTCCGTCCCGCTTCACTTTGGCGACGCGTCTCACTTGCCTGACATCTTCGACAACTCGGACCGCCTGCAGATCCTCCTCGACGGATTAGgtcgctgcatcgccgccaaTGCTCCCACTGCAGCACAGCATAGTCATTTCGTGCTCATCCCGGGTCCCAGCGACATGACTCTCTTGCAGGGCTTTCAGCCGCAAACGCCCATTGCCACACAATTCGCCAAGGGTGTGGAGAGTCGAACAAAGAAGCTCACTGTTGCTCCGAATCCATGCCGGTTGCGCTTTTACACACACGAGGTTATCATCGCTCGCCGTGATTTCCTGCGCGATCTCCAGCGCGGCGAGTTGCTCTATCCGTGGGACCGCTATCGCACAAAGGAGCGTACCGACGCGGCACTGGATCGGGGCGCTCCTAGTGGGGCTGGGGCAGCCGCCACAACGTCGTTTGAGCGCGTTACCAAGACACTGCTAGACGAGGCACACCTGTCACCCAGCATTGATGAGGCGGTTTTGTGGGGAGCAGACGACGCCTTGCGCAtcccggtgctgccgcacacGATGCTGCTGTGCGACTCAACAGAGCAATGGGAGTGCCATTACAAAGGCGTTCACGTCGTGAACCCCGGCTCCTTTGCCGTCAACGGCACATTCCTTTGGTACACCCCCGCAGACGGGCAGTGCAGCCTCAACAAACTGGAGTAA
- a CDS encoding conserved hypothetical protein (previous protein_id=AAZ14399.1) has translation MIPPPVFSKPPELQFRAGKMKYTGGMVTADKRKGYLSFFSSASTVEMIWASESEKSAPIVLPRGKTTVSFVTQCKTGRVFLFEVKENDEKKQYFFWLQDKSEQKDSTYLAGLESMLAERMANNRPKTTVNLEDFKKILASVSKSKKDVKLTDVLSSSIVAEELSSDPAYYKAKLMDYLPRDGGELDDILFQVKNPQVSQATALLEAALQDPTTYKQLCTLFGVPDTDPNGGVLAFLNGIIAAAKKP, from the coding sequence ATGATTCCGCCACCTGTTTTCAGCAAGCCCCCGGAGCTGCAGTTCCGCGCGGGAAAAATGAAGTATACCGGCGGAATGGTAACAGCCGACAAGCGAAAGGGTTACCTTTCGTTTTTCTCCAGTGCGAGCACCGTTGAGATGATATGGGCTTCGGAGTCTGAGAAATCGGCACCCATCGTGTTGCCTCGCGGAAAGACCACCGTTAGCTTTGTGACCCAGTGCAAGACAGGTCGTGTCTTTTTGTTCGAGGTAAAGGAGAATGACGAGAAAAAGCAGTACTTCTTTTGGCTGCAGGATAAGTCGGAGCAGAAGGACAGTACTTATTTAGCAGGTCTTGAAAGCATGCTCGCAGAGCGCATGGCCAACAATCGACCTAAGACAACCGTCAACCTTGAAGATTTCAAGAAGATTTTGGCGTCGGTCTCCAAGTCGAAAAAGGATGTAAAGCTAACTGATGTTTTGTCTTCCTCTATTGTCGCTGAGGAGCTGAGCAGTGACCCTGCTTATTACAAGGCGAAACTTATGGACTACTTGCCgagagacggcggagagCTGGATGACATTCTCTTTCAAGTGAAAAACCCGCAGGTTTCGCAAGCGACCGCACTTCTGGAGGCTGCGCTGCAAGACCCTACAACCTACAAGCAACTCTGCACCTTATTCGGTGTTCCAGATACCGACCCCAACGGAGGCGTTTTAGCGTTTCTCAATGGAATTATtgcggcggcgaagaagcCCTAA
- a CDS encoding conserved hypothetical protein (previous protein_id=AAZ14404.1), with the protein MPVYDIAARKRKNLLRRREEEAAHAEDDKDHSPDEDEEKEDFEDDEYVDSDEEVEEMEEVPPKAPAASKKEAADAASKPAATAACATRVEFSEPAQWVERMALTSTRSLPSDLNADDDPKREEAFIQQTLLSVTRGISLLEEANVPWKRPDDYYAEMYKSDVHMNDVRQAMEASKARIEAQAHRRSMKEQKKYGKEVQAEVLRQRARYKRDMQESLSDWRKKRRGNGSLQDMLNDDDDVDRDAKRSKAQRTPRVRNLRPGGNKRPGKNARRRR; encoded by the coding sequence ATGCCCGTTTACGATATAGCTGCACGAAAGCGAAAGaatctgctgcgccgccgggaggaggaggccgcacacgcagaggaCGACAAGGATCACTCCCCGGATGAGGACGAGGAAAAAGAGGACTTTGAGGATGATGAATATGTGGACTCGGATGAAGAGGTAGAAGAAATGGAAGAGGTGCCCCCGAAggcgccagcagcttcgAAGAAGGAGGCAGCCGACGCTGCATCCAAGCcggctgccactgctgcttgTGCCACCCGTGTGGAGTTTAGTGAGCCGGCGCAGTGGGTGGAGCGCATGGCCCTCACTTCGACCCGCTCCCTTCCGAGCGACCTCAACGCCGATGACGACCCaaagcgcgaggaggcgttTATTCAGCAGACGCTGCTATCCGTGACGCGTGGCATCTCGCTTCTGGAGGAGGCTAATGTGCCCTGGAAGCGGCCGGATGACTACTATGCCGAAATGTACAAGAGTGATGTGCACATGAATGATGTGCGGCAGGCGATGGAGGCCTCTAAGGCGCGCATCGAGGCAcaggcgcaccgccgctccaTGAAGGAGCAGAAGAAGTACGGCAAGGAGGTGCAGGCAGAAGTGCTGCGACAGCGTGCCAGGTACAAGCGCGACATGCAGGAGAGCTTGAGCGACTGGCGCAAGAAGCGACGCGGTAATGGCTCGCTGCAAGACATGTtgaacgacgacgacgatgtcGATAGGGATGCAAAGCGCTccaaggcgcagcgcacgcctcGAGTACGCAATCTGCGCCCGGGCGGCAACAAGCGACCTGGCAAGAAcgcgcgccgtcgtcgttga
- a CDS encoding conserved hypothetical protein (previous protein_id=AAZ14406.1), protein MKSIMLSGLHFRGWIVMSSISVLVFTAVAVPAAYIPKTFWRTIYVAVVTPVVWVVYNVALYFVLCRPMVHCTSMFSRGECCKTKHADDTGDATLLTKEMYQLSNVLHSLKCETAEMNAATTLINNQLDGKTAEQSPQKDAYSSITALTPTMRSP, encoded by the coding sequence ATGAAATCCATCATGTTGTCTGGGTTGCATTTTCGCGGCTGGATTGTCATGAGTTCTATCTCGGTCCTTGTCttcaccgccgtcgctgttCCAGCTGCTTACATCCCCAAAACATTCTGGCGCACCATCTACGTCGCTGTCGTCACGCCAGTGGTGTGGGTAGTCTACAATGTCGCCCTCTACTTTGTTCTCTGCCGTCCTATGGTGCACTGCACTAGCATGTTTAGCCGCGGTGAGTGCTGCAAGACGAAGCATGCGGACGATACAGGCGATGCGACACTCTTAACGAAGGAGATGTACCAGCTGAGCAACGTCTTGCACTCCCTCAAGTGCGAAACGGCAGAGATGAATGCTGCGACGACGCTAATCAATAATCAGCTTGACGGGAAGACGGCTGAACAATCGCCGCAGAAGGACGCCTACAGCTCTATCACGGCACTGACGCCAACGATGCGTTCCCCATGA
- a CDS encoding conserved hypothetical protein (previous protein_id=AAZ14405.1), translating to MPSESCRWYPDTVTHHKQGDSYTVSRGRNCNPFDLATCDARITEYARANCHEAKATAVINALHPQFRGLTHGVSCEFLLRSSITQLGVNAVNVEIEIDPKQRRAVVKMDLVALTPLAVLMLDYIVVGAHVGKLFALESNRVVRNTDYITRLLHAVNQRGQPLLVYGTDEAPNWDLKIVDGRVVAYLPVLPGTFTYSGEIHGLLPTIGMALRKGTAYKDLIRLHQEFHEGYTRVAASSGVLMVRGYAMHFRTVFGRVVDSLLPKGLHSMSSRLIEPEEGLADASARERVLVFYGDSIDDLTHVPIEFYTLESYREQVPFSLRKTLADRCSTTSSILRAFKSAPKGDLPCCAYVCKGGQFTEMHADDWIVTDPKQTTYVGIENPVVQQELVQRYTYQQCEYAILSAIAIGDITSDGVLFTRYFPSPCLKSLILSRAVCKKLRAIFFTKASRHYGSFFSQDDAAMLGDLNTFGIAVFEVNEQKGEVYQYIRRPGRDAGAFVPLERRQEYVNATFFGVYGSNLVAGDFEAELMTLLSGILHIKKTCQHPLLKDTKPVALVTGGGPGAMEVGNRVARSLGILSCGLIVDFGSVAAKPGSTINEQNQNPYVEAHFTYRADKLVERQSDFNLDFPIFLTGGIGTDFEYALEEVRRKVATVPPNPVILFGTPEHWGAKISGRFQANLHSGTIRGSEWICTVPWVVSTGAEALEVYRHFFEGKLPVGPNKPTNDRGFMVAAEYLAKAK from the coding sequence ATGCCATCTGAGTCGTGTCGGTGGTACCCGGATACGGTGACGCACCACAAACAAGGTGACAGCTACACTGTCTCTCGTGGCCGCAACTGCAATCCGTTCGACTTGGCCACCTGTGATGCCCGCATCACCGAGTACGCCCGCGCCAACTGCCATGAGGCGAAGGCAACCGCCGTTATTAACGCGCTGCACCCCCAGTTTAGGGGCCTGACACACGGAGTAAGTTGTGAGTTTCTGCTGCGTTCGTCCATCACTCAGCTCGGCGTCAATGCCGTGAATGTTGAGATCGAAATAGACCCtaagcagcgccgcgcagtTGTCAAGATGGATCTCGTCGCCCTGACTCCCCTCGCGGTGCTCATGCTGGACTACATTGTGGTCGGCGCCCACGTCGGCAAGCTCTTCGCCTTGGAGTCGAATCGCGTGGTGCGCAATACGGACTACATTACTCGTCTTTTGCATGCCGTCAATCAGCGTGgccagccgctgctcgtgTACGGCACCGATGAGGCGCCCAACTGGGACCTGAAAATCGTGGATGGTCGCGTGGTGGCGTATCTGCCTGTGCTGCCTGGAACGTTTACGTACAGTGGCGAGATCCATGGACTGCTGCCCACGATCGGAatggcgctgcgcaaggGTACCGCGTACAAAGACCTCATCCGCCTGCATCAAGAGTTCCACGAGGGCTacacgcgcgtcgccgcgtcgtcgGGGGTTCTGATGGTGCGTGGGTACGCCATGCACTTCCGCACTGTATTTGGCCGCGTGGTGGACAGCCTTTTGCCGAAGGGGTTGCACTCCATGAGTTCTCGCCTCATTGAACCGGAGGAGGGTCTGGCGGACGCCTCCGCTCGGGAGCGCGTGCTCGTTTTCTACGGCGACTCAATCGACGATCTCACCCACGTTCCCATTGAGTTTTACACGCTAGAGTCGTACCGTGAGCAGGTGCCCTTCTCACTGCGCAAGACGCTGGCggaccgctgcagcacgacgAGCAGCATCCTGCGTGCCTTCAAGAGTGCGCCGAAGGGCGACTTGCCGTGctgcgcgtacgtgtgcaAGGGCGGGCAATTCACGGAGATGCACGCCGACGACTGGATCGTGACGGACCCGAAGCAGACGACCTACGTTGGGATCGAGAATCCAGTGGTGCAGCAGGAACTGGTGCAGCGGTACACGTATCAGCAGTGCGAGTATGCGATCTTGTCTGCGATTGCGATTGGCGACATcaccagcgacggcgtcctTTTCACTCGCTACTTCCCGTCTCCGTGCTTGAAGTCCCTCATCCTGTCCCGCGCGGTGTGTAAAAAGCTGCGTGCCATCTTTTTCACCAAAGCATCTCGCCACTACGGCTCTTTTTTCAGCCAGGACGATGCGGCGATGCTCGGCGACCTCAACACGTTCGGCATCGCCGTCTTTGAGGTCAACGAGCAGAAGGGGGAGGTGTACCAGTACATTCGCCGCCCCGGCCGCGACGCGGGCGCCTTCGTTCCTCTCGAGCGTCGTCAAGAGTACGTCAATGCCACCTTCTTCGGCGTGTACGGCTCGAACCTCGTGGCGGGTGACTTTGAGGCGGAACTGATGACGCTGCTGAGCGGCATCCTGCACATCAAGAAGACGTGCCAGCATCCGCTCTTGAAGGACACAAAGCCGGTGGCGCTCGTAACGGGCGGCGGTCCTGGCGCGATGGAGGTCGGCAACCGTGTGGCCAGGTCTCTAGGCATCCTCTCGTGTGGGCTCATCGTCGACTTTGGCAGCGTGGCTGCCAAGCCGGGCTCGACCATCAACGAGCAGAATCAGAACCCGTACGTGGAGGCACACTTTACGTACCGCGCTGACAAGCTCGTGGAGCGGCAATCGGACTTTAACTTAGACTTTCCCATCTTTCTCACCGGTGGCATTGGCACAGACTTTGAGTACGCATTGGAGGAGGTGCGACGCAAGGTAGCGACTGTGCCACCCAACCCGGTTATCCTCTTCGGCACGCCGGAGCACTGGGGCGCGAAGATCTCGGGCCGCTTCCAGGCCAACCTGCACAGCGGAACCATCAGAGGGTCGGAGTGGATTTGCACCGTGCCGTGGGTCGTCTCCACTggcgcggaggcgctggaggtgtACCGGCATTTCTTCGAGGGCAAACTGCCGGTGGGGCCGAACAAGCCAACAAATGATCGTGGGTTTATGGTCGCCGCTGAGTACTTGGCGAAGGCGAAATGA
- a CDS encoding trypanin-like protein (previous protein_id=AAZ14403.1), with protein sequence MPPKRKSAMRSGGAAASASPMAAPHVDGKDIWLATDALQKTNAMRNYFQLERDRIIAFWNISKRELEGIKESIREKEQEKAEQAERHEVEKQIFKQKIRHLLYENQVQLSTMKEETQRALTSREEEYRTKESTAARNLRDTKLADRELEVRHLEQQRALLTQQDKEIAEQQSNFEREIKEMHLRYEDLLKSVREEMDEARKEELGRIEERKEKHIAELRETHERTFNEIRDYFSEITSNNLETIRTLKDEVHARKRTETHNERAMYEVAQRNKRLTEPLAKLENQKKVLGLELENYLADKEALAEVKRSVKDTQQEIQTVSWEHEVLSQRYAKLVEDRDIILKKYNAMLQDIQRKSAFRRVLIQKKLELVQTQLEGRDAKLTELLKRANVNPDDLKELEQKVHDLISEKDKTIEDLKQLLFRLTTQSERVVATYESYMENNGVSGWVGTSGAASGAASIRA encoded by the coding sequence ATGCCGCCGAAGCGGAAATCGGCGAtgcggagcggcggcgcagctgcaagTGCGTCACCTATGGCCGCGCCGCATGTCGACGGCAAGGATATCTGGTTGGCGACGGATGCCCTGCAAAAGACGAATGCGATGCGCAACTACTTCCAACTCGAGAGGGACCGCATCATCGCCTTCTGGAACATCTCCAAGAGGGAGCTCGAGGGCATCAAGGAGTCGATTCGGGAAAAGGAGCAGGAGAAGGCAGAGCAGGCGGAGCGGCATGAGGTAGAGAAGCAAATATTCAAGCAGAAGATCCGCCACCTACTGTACGAAAACCAGGTTCAGCTTTCTACCATGAAGGAGGAGACGCAGCGTGCGCTGACAAGTCGGGAGGAGGAGTACCGGACGAAAGAGAGCACCGCTGCCCGCAACCTGCGCGACACCAAGCTGGCGGACCGTGAACTGGAGGTGCGGCATttagagcagcagcgcgcgctgcttACCCAGCAGGACAAGGAGATTGCAGAGCAGCAATCGAATTTTGAGCGAGAGATCAAGGAGATGCACCTCCGTTACGAAGACTTGCTGAAGAGTGTGCGCGAGGAGATGGACGAGGCCCGGAAAGAGGAGCTCGGCCGCATCGAGGAGCGTAAGGAGAAGCACATCGCGGAGCTGAGGGAGACCCACGAGCGCACCTTCAACGAGATCAGGGACTACTTTAGCGAGATCACCTCGAACAACCTAGAAACTATTCGAACTCTCAAAGATGAGGTTCACGCTCGAAAACGGACCGAAACACACAATGAGCGTGCCATGTACGAAGTGGCGCAGCGGAACAAGCGGCTCACCGAGCCACTCGCCAAGCTGGAAAACCAGAAAAAGGTCCTTGGGTTGGAGCTGGAAAACTACCTGGCAGACAAGGAAGCCCTTGCAGAGGTGAAGCGGTCCGTCAAGGATACTCAGCAGGAAATCCAAACTGTCTCCTGGGAGCACGAGGTCCTCTCGCAGCGTTACGCGAAACTTGTCGAGGACCGTGATATTATCTTGAAGAAGTACAACGCCATGCTCCAAGACATCCAGCGCAAGTCGGCGTTCCGACGTGTGCTGATCCAGAAGAAGCTGGAGCTGGTGCAGACGCAGTTGGAGGGGCGCGATGCGAAGCTGACGGAGTTGCTGAAGCGTGCGAACGTAAACCCTGATGACTtgaaggagctggagcagaaGGTGCACGACCTAATCTCGGAGAAGGACAAGACCATCGAGGAcctgaagcagctgctgttCCGCCTTACCACCCAAAGCGAGCGCGTTGTCGCTACATACGAGTCCTACATGGAAAATAATGGTGTGTCGGGGTGGGTTGGCACCTCAGGCGCTGCATCTGGGGCAGCGTCGATTCGTGCAtga
- a CDS encoding conserved hypothetical protein (previous protein_id=AAZ14400.1) yields MMRQSTRLWQGIQPELHRYSHATFHEGTHRQAPGDSTPWRDVSSPVNRFRAWWLAPAAKGSVIAAWCLTCVISAYCFSIQQDAKGTYLLNNVLLRNLHEESQRANANEGRAGELQEAMRQYLSEEKSRKRSAAKLEEYVASSEKMKAGIVNYELELVRERGRADATHERNQQLLKELMSVRREMAQVQKDNATLVIEVEKLQRLLKRFGQL; encoded by the coding sequence ATGATGAGACAAAGTACACGCCTGTGGCAGGGAATTCAGCCTGAGCTTCATCGCTACTCTCACGCGACATTTCACGAAGGAACGCATAGGCAGGCCCCTGGCGATTCTACGCCATGGCGTGATGTCTCTTCACCAGTCAACAGGTTCCGTGCGTGGTGGTTGGCGCCGGCAGCCAAAGGAAGTGTTATCGCTGCCTGGTGCTTGACATGTGTTATCAGCGCATATTGCTTTAGCATTCAGCAAGATGCAAAAGGGACTTACCTTCTGAACAATGTTCTGCTTCGCAATCTGCACGAAGAGTCACAGAGAGCTAACGCCAACGAGGGGCGCGCGGGTGAGCTACAAGAGGCAATGCGGCAGTATCTTTCTGAGGAAAAGAGCCGCAAGCGAAGCGCCGCCAAGCTGGAGGAGTACGTGGCGTCTAGCGAAAAGATGAAAGCCGGGATTGTGAATTACGAGTTAGAACTGGTACgggagcgagggagagcCGATGCCACACACGAGCGTAATCAGCAGTTACTGAAGGAGCTGATGTCTGTGCGAAGAGAAATGGCGCAGGTTCAGAAGGACAACGCCACTTTGGTCATAGAGGTGGAGAAATTGCAGCGGTTACTGAAGCGTTTCGGTCAGCTATGA
- a CDS encoding putative ER--golgi transport protein gp25L (previous protein_id=AAZ14407.1): MGRRGSTSGAAALTAALLVLVLVLSSTVNGFVFQLESGKSRCFLQEVASGTDLRVVYKADDTYGDFLDVVLTNANGHALYRELGKSSGAFLERITNGGEYSLCFTSRQGAQSAKMTRSLLLVMQLGADTKDYDTMATKEKMRPMEVQMRMMEDTVQEVHNEFIYFRAREAEMRNTNEHMTAKVMWMSVGLIILFGVFWYLQMRHLKRYFKKKRMID, translated from the coding sequence ATGGGGCGTCGGGGCTCTACGTCTGGTGCAGCGGCCTTGacagccgcgctgctggtgctggtgctggtgcttAGTTCTACTGTGAATGGTTTTGTGTTTCAACTTGAGTCTGGCAAATCACGCTGCTTCTTACAGGAGGTGGCGAGTGGCACCGACTTGCGAGTTGTGTACAAGGCGGATGACACCTATGGTGATTTTCTCGACGTTGTCCTCACCAACGCGAACGGTCATGCGCTCTACAGGGAGCTGggcaagagcagcggcgctttCCTGGAGCGCATCACCAACGGTGGCGAGTACTCCCTGTGCTTTACCTCACGTCAAGGAGCGCAGAGCGCGAAAATGACGCGAAGCTTGTTGCTGGTGATGCAACTGGGCGCAGACACGAAGGACTACGACACCATGGCGACAAAGGAGAAGATGCGGCCGATGGAGGTGCAGATGCGCATGATGGAGGATACGGTTCAGGAGGTTCACAACGAGTTCATCTACTTCCGCGCCCGCGAGGCAGAGATGCGTAACACGAATGAGCACATGACGGCCAAGGTGATGTGGATGTCGGTCGGCCTCATCATCCTCTTTGGCGTCTTTTGGTATCTGCAGATGCGTCACCTAAAGCGCTACTTCAAGAAGAAGCGCATGATCGATTAG
- a CDS encoding conserved hypothetical protein (previous protein_id=AAZ14402.1) → MKRPRGGYTDSNDERADKVHAFIKSLHFSVPLYRLREQQDRRECPKCHKRRLFYCYDCLTTVHPESHPPPLALPLNVYVVLHPNELRGKSTSLAASTISPDLHIAEYPAVPEQLEPELTLVLYPSEQSVELHEVEHLDQYKNVVFIDSTWQQSKAIARDERVSKFKHVRIKSQTSLFWRFQNNDPTYLATVEAIYYFLREYITQVNRLKAQLEHSSGSLSPPPPAHQVESKDSKTSTSASSEMTPKTTDGLASSADATAFYHGEVDDLLFYYINQYIGVQQRYTSGNLNKYTDRHFSGYIIQNTSWDELVAPPPADSNTSEKVTEPPRETVE, encoded by the coding sequence ATGAAGCGTCCTCGCGGTGGCTACACGGACTCCAACGACGAGCGCGCCGACAAGGTGCACGCCTTCATTAAGAGTCTGCACTTTTCTGTTCCGCTCTACCGCCTCCGTGAGCAGCAGGACCGCCGCGAGTGCCCCAAGTGTCACAAGCGTCGCCTCTTCTACTGCTATGACTGCCTCACTACCGTACACCCGGAgtcccacccaccaccgctgGCACTGCCACTTAACGTGTACGTTGTGCTGCATCCCAATGAGCTTCGCGGCAAGAGTACTAGCTTGGCTGCGTCGACCATTTCACCCGACTTGCACATCGCCGAGTATCCGGCGGTGccggagcagctggagccAGAGCTGACGCTGGTCTTGTATCCTAGCGAGCAGAGCGTGGAGCTGCACGAGGTGGAGCATCTTGACCAGTACAAGAACGTCGTCTTCATCGACAGCACGTGGCAGCAGAGCAAAGCGATTGCACGGGATGAACGGGTGAGCAAATTTAAACACGTCCGCATCAAGTCGCAGACGTCGCTCTTCTGGCGCTTCCAAAACAATGATCCGACCTACCTCGCTACCGTCGAGGCGATCTACTACTTTCTGCGCGAGTATATAACACAAGTGAATAGGCTGAAGGCACAACTGGAGCACAGTAGCGGCAGCctatcaccaccaccgcccgcGCACCAGGTCGAGTCGAAGGACAGCAAAACCTCCACGTCGGCTTCCAGCGAAATGACTCCGAAGACCACAGATGGGTTGgcaagcagcgccgacgccaccgccttctACCACGGGGAAGTGGATGACCTCCTCTTCTACTACATCAACCAGTACATCGGCGTCCAGCAGCGCTACACCAGCGGCAATTTGAACAAGTACACCGATCGCCACTTCAGCGGGTACATTATCCAAAACACTTCATGGGATGAGCTcgttgcgccgccgccggctgaCAGCAACACCAGCGAAAAGGTGACCGAACCGCCACGCGAGACTGTCGAGTAA